The window aatttgaccgaacaatgacgtgtttgatgacgcgaccaaatagcctagcaaccagagtgagacgcgcgaatgtcatgacctcgatgagggggcgcgcgcatgcacgagctatgtgctcttcggatgttgatgGAAGTTTAccgtggacacgtgcgtttgttttgtttctgttccggagtattgtcacgtcgcgagacgtaagggagtagagtacggaagcaggtaaagacggtTGTAAAGACAAAacagggtcgggcgatcggcaaacaggcataaacggggcaaagcaggaatcagagtcgcggtcacagaaaacagggtcaaaacacaaaacaagaaacatgaactagtactatggactgggagcggaaaaaccagcggggactaaatgaactaatctatagtttaaactaactaaatctatcacggtacataacattaacaacatatctaactatattatatctactataatactccacgaggtgtacagggacgcgagcggtatatatccccaatataatcagccgtatagaaccagatagaaccattttctgcactttttaatgcactttttaatgtactttttagttgtaggctacagtgtgttacattctttcagcagtcacttataggcctaacatagtctgttcaaggggggctcaaagatgaccacataaaaatatttttattttactaatttattcatttaaagttatattgtgccttgttggtagcctatgcctgctggattgaaaaaaaaatgttcagtgttaaataaatattttgaaattgtagtttttgtaattgattttttttctttgaaaagcaagacaaaatagtaaaaagcacattttgactatttaatttatgcaatggtgaaaaaaatggcaaaataaatggaaaaaacgcgaaaaaacgtttttcatcatattcggtttcggcttcagccaagaattttcatttcggtgcatccctagtagATAGTGTTgttgtctcacagctccagggtcccaggtttgatcctgagctcaggatgctgtctggatacacacacaccccacgcCCCCATccccacatgggtttcctctgggttgtcTCCCAAatacatgccagtaggtggattggctatgataaattgcccctaggtgtgaatcaCTGTGTGATTGGGCCCAGTGTGGGCacggtgccctgtgatggactagcaaccaaccaTGGTGTATGGTAAAAGCCAGAATATAtacaaaaactaaactaaataaactatATAACATCACTAATTTTAGTAAAATTGGACAAAATAACACCTATATTTTACAATACCTGCACTAGTAACAGTAACATGGTAGTCTCCAGCAGGAGGCACAATAGTCCACAATTTATAGGTTTGTCTGCTGCTaatattgatgatgatggtggtgctttttctttctttctttcttaattttttaaacCTCAACAAATTTaattgcacaaattgtaccaATGCACCTTTTAAAAGTCTCTCTGTCTTGTCACAGCCTCTGAAAGACGTGGTGCCACGTGTGGAAAAGGGCTACAAGATGGACTCCCCGGACGGCTGTCCTCCTGCTGTATACGACGTCATGAAGCTGTGCTGGACTTTGGAGCCGGCAATGCGGCCCAGCTTTAAAGCGCTGAGAGAGAACCTCCAGCTCATCCAAGATAAAGATTACCTGTGAGAGCAAGGACACAGACAGACTAACTCCGTtagagagagcacagaggactgtatacacacacacacacgctctcagaACAGCACTCTGTCATCACACACTTGAAATAGAGGATGAAATATAAGTATGGCCAAATTGTTTTACTGATCcccactttattttatttgttcctTTCTTTTGCTGTGCCTTTATGATTTGTTTTATAGAATCGGAGAGGCTGGCCTTCTCTTGTGTTTTCGCCTTTCTTGatggtttttcttttcctttttttttttttttttttttataaataatttaactgTTTCCAGCCTCTTATgacctgtttgtttttatgtctttCACTGTCTTACTGTTTCCCCTTCTACTAGAATACTCTTTTCACTTTGCTAAGTCATGCTCACACAGCGCAGTGTTGTATAGACCGATTCCTCTTTAATCAGCATGTTCACATGACCATGGGTTTGTGTGGATGTGCAAGCGTGCGTCTGTGCATACTCCTCTGTGGACGTTGTGTTTCTGGAGCACTGGACTCTTCCCTGCACCTGAGCTGTTGCtgttatttagtttttattattcagtgttcacACCCGTAGTTTTTAATGTCTTTCAATTTATTGAAAAGTGGGTCTCGTTCTTAACCCTGGAAAATATTGAACTTGAAGCATGTGTGAATTCACATAAGGGGAtgtgggtgggggttgggggagtGGGAGATTTGCTGATTACGTTTTTGATCCATAAAAAAGGAGCATTTTGTATGTAAAGTGTAAGAAGAcgatgaagaaagaaaatataaagtTGTCTGCCTGTACAAGTcctgaaggtgtgtgtatgtatgtgaaaaattgtctattgtttaaccttttgatcttttgttaaaaaaaatttcacaaaaataccttgctctcatggatatcaaacaactgcaaacacaacacaagtttataaaaaaaaaaactttgttaaatataggtgtgcaacaattattggcacccttttagtcaatactttgtgctacctccctttgccaagataacagctctgagtcttctcctataatgcctgatgcagttggagaatacatggcaagggatctgagatcattcctccatacagaatgtctccagatccttcacatttcgaggccCATGCtcgtggactctcctcttcagttcaccccacaggttttctattggGTTCAAGttaggggactgggatggccatggcaggaccttgattttgtggtcagtaaaccatttttgtgttgatattgatgtatgttttggatcactgtcctgctggaagatccaaccacggaccattttaagctttctgggagaagcagtcaggttttcatttaatatctgttgatatttgatagtccatgatgccatgtatcctaacaaaaatagccccaaaaacattaaagcgccaccaccatatttaaccgtggggaTCATGATACCTTAGGGGCCAGGGGGGTGTAGACTTTTGAACAAGATAATTATAATGTTCAATTATTAACATTCTGCAGATTTGGCAAGGCATTTGTAAACTATGAACTGAATCCTTTTGAAGAAacgcttttttcttcttcaaggAATGTATAAAGGTTGGCTGCCACTTTTTGGTTTGAaggtttctgttttgtttgacAGGAGATGAAAAAGTGAAGTGAAACAGTAACGGTTGTTATCTGTGCCTCCTGTGTCACAGACATCCCTTTCAGACTGCAGAGTGcttgtttttctgcttttctccTCTGCTATGCATAGAACACCATACATCTGATACGACATTGCAGTAACAATATCCTGAGAAGAAGAGAACTGATGTTGCTTCAGTCAGGATGAAATATAAACCTTTATAACTGCGTGCTGCTGGTTCTGTTCTAGAGCTATGACAAAATATGTTAGATCAGAGGAATATATTCCagataaaatacacatttttgtttacTATACTAAGATATgaaatggagttttttttttttcttttgttctgttcaGACTGCTCCTCCTCCACTAGCTTTTTCACATAGCTTCAAGGTGTTTGAGATGACAGGCTTTGGTGAGATCTTGTCATCTTAGTGTAATCCACGTCTCCAGGCTCAATCTCTCTTGTGTCTAGTTTGCATAAATGTTTCATAATCAGTGTGTGGGACAGTGGAGAATCAGCTCATGAATAAGCTTTTGTTTAATGAGTGGAGATCCGAGATGTGCATCAGAGCAAACGGTGCCGGCTCTGCCTCGGGCTCTTGGATTGTATCCGTATGTCAGGGAACATGCTAAACggtgacaccctggatgagTCACCAACAGAGACTTGCTTTGTTGCTGTGCACCTCAGCAACAGCacaagaaacacaaaaacaatcCACTCTCAAGTAGATGAAAAAACATCACAAGTTGCTTCATAAAGTTATTAAAATAGGGCTCAGATGACTTACAGTTTGATAATTTGTAAGCATTTTTAACTTGGAATCCCAAGAAACAGTGACATGTTCTAAGAACTGAATGGTTTTCTCTGGGAAAATGATGGAAATGAGAACGGACCAAGATCAGAACCCCAGCTAGAAATTTTAGTTTAGCAGAACATTTGTTTGGGTAACATTACGGTTCCTGGAAGATCAGGTTTTGTCAAATTTTCTAagagttatttttaaatgataaaggAGTTTACATAACCTCTATTAACTTCCAAATAATAACTttatggaaatgtttacattaatatATGTGGCAGGTGGGGGAGTGGTTTAGCAGAAGTCTGCAGCTATAGTGtgggggaataaataaataaattaacatagCACACATTTTGCTCACTTGTGGGTACATATTAATaagctctcgctctctttctttctctctctttctttctttctctcagttgAGCTTGTGTGTGCATCTGTCAGTGTGAGCTGAACGAACAAagtcagagctgctgaaaaGCAGCAGTTTCCCCTCACATGCAATCTCACCCTGAGTCCCTGTCAGCTGTCATTTGTCACAACAGTTCTTCAACAAATAATGTTAcattttgcagatgttttttgcccctctgtgtttgtgtaggtaaTTTGAGGTGCacagtttagctagctagcacataGAACTGAAGTGTAAAGGCAGAATGACCGTGGACACTAGAGGAAAAACAATTGGGAGTGTCAATATTTCTCTCAGGGGGcattgtggcttagtggttagcatgtttgccttgcacctctggggttgggggttcaaatcccacctcacccctgtgtttgcatgttctacctgtgctttgggggtttcctccttaaatccaaagacatgtgctgtcggctgattggcattttctgttgttttcaaattgtctgtagtgtgtgattgtgtcctgcaatgggttggcaccccaacCAGGGTGTCTCCCGGCTTGTACTCTGAGTTCCCTGGCATAGGTTCCAGACTCCTcaatgaccctgtgtaggataagcggtacagaaaatgctTAGATTTCTCTCAGTTGTGTCAGTTAATTACTCTGAAAATACTTCATACAACTAAAATTACATTTAGCATCAACTTCTAAACAATCTTCCATGGACTCATAAATTCTTGCAGTTATATACAACAGGAATATCACAACAGTGAGTCATTCACAAAGAATCCTCACATAAACATGATGAGTACAGCAAACATTACAGCCTAAACTTCTTAGAAGCTGTCAAATACGTCACTGAATATTACTGAATGTTGTGACCTCCTCTAAGGAAGTATCTTCAAGACAAATAAATATTCCATTTCAGTACCAAGTAGCAAGCTAATTATTCAATGCTGAGGGCTGTTAGACTTTGTTTCAGCTGGCAGCGTGTCTTCATGTGGACACATTGGCATGAATCTGCATCGATTAACACTCCTTAACACTCCTTGGGAATGAGTAAATCCTGAATTGTTCAGTCATGCATTATGGTAATGTGTGTATTCATGCATGTTCTTTATCAGCTGAGCATTGTGTAATTATTAGCTCCATAGATTCATGaattgcaggtgtgtgtgggggagtgTTTGTGTTGCACTGCTACTAAATGCAAATTAGCAGTTAGTTTTCCACATAGTAGCCATGCAACAGAAAAACACGcaatgaggaagaaaaaaagtcagaatctAGTCAGCAAGATGCTTTTGAATAAAGTAATGAACGCTGATTAAAGAAAGCCTTGAGGGAACTGAACGCATCAAAcctgaaatgaacacaaatgcaGAATATATACGTGTTGTATAAGGATGTAAGTGTTGGGACAGAATCTTCAGGGCAGAACGGTGAATCATTGCTCTCTCACAGCAAATCCATCATCAGGCCATATGAGCATAGAGATTTGCCTTATGAAACAGACTaaacttatatttatatcatccACATCCATGTCTtaggaaaacactgcataagGCGTAAGTTTAAACCATGTAAATATGACAGGGAATAAATCAGCACTCAGACATTTCTAATTGAAGAGAGCAGTACTCTAATTATTGCATTTTAGGTCAAAACCCTCTGTTGGAATGAGGGAGAAAAAAtaatgagagaaaataaataatggtaAGACTTTACAAtgacagtacatgaataatcatgcactaatacctgaattagtacttgtttaaatattaactaGTGATGAGTTACAGCATGTACCAATCAGGAACTagtgaagagctaaccttaaccatGACGTGAATCTTATGTATTCATCCTTGAATAAAAACCAtcttaagtacatgttagtacatgtttgttagttaatgcaTTAATTGATACTTAGAGGTAAACTAAATCAAGCAtatctataagaaagaatatgaacgaaacatttttatatattgtgccatatgcagctgtgtacacaaacatcactggatggCATGGGATTAcgttcataatttacattgacGATTTAAAACCTGGAGACCTGATTGACAGACACAGTAAAGCAGTCAAAATAAACACAGCGGCATCTAAGACTAAAACACTGGAAAATAATCTTACAGAacactggttttaaatgttaatagatAATGGAatctgataaatgaataaatgttaccAGATTCATTTCACCCTTGTGGGAAAAGGAGCAGTGCCCCGGGGGCCCGAACCACCCAAAGCATGTACTAGTACTACAGTGGaatttgaagagaaatggacAGAGAACGACGCAAAAATggttgagatgaaattattgttgtttattattagtgcatcTTTCTATGATCAGgagtctggagtctatcccTGGACATCTAATCTGGATAACTAATTAGCTaatctaaattgcccctagactgaaataaatgtgtgaatgtgtgtgcacataatGCCCTGGGATAGATTagtgtcccattcagggtgtattcctgcttaatgtccagggataggctccagatccaccatgactctgaccaggattaaaattgtaataaaaatatgaataataagaaaaattaAGAGCATTCTAGaaacataaaacaacaacaaccacaataAAGCATAAAGCCCTAAATCACTACCTGTCTCCCTGacactttatttaattatttatttttaaaggatgcttaaaaaaacacaatagtCAAGAGGTGCCATGGGAATAGAAGCATCATGTGTATTGTAGCTTCTAAATATAGTATGGTAAACATTTAAATTTCTAGATTTAATCGTTGCTCATACTTTCAAGGCTGTGTATTGTGGGTGTTTTACATTGTATCTGTATTGCGTGTTGTATGTGTATGTCCTGTACTTATATGCGACTGAGTTAAGGTTTGGTATTGTTATGCTATAATCTAGTATCATCTGTTTGTCCACTTGCCTCAGATATGTACCCATTAAAACTTCTATGCTATTATGTTctgttgtatatacagtacatatagatagatagatagagaggagagagagagagagagagagagagagagagagcaggagacagACAGGACAGGATGGAtttatataaagagagagagtcagagagcaCATGGTCACATGCGCTGAGACAGAGCTGTCCATGAGAAGCTGGCGTTGAAGCAGAAGCACCTCCCGAAGATCCACACAGATGGACACTTGATTTCgagttttatttcttgttttgacACAAAGTATTACTATTTCAATTCAGTTCTGATTTGTGTGACGTGTTTGTGAAGGGTTTGTGTTGAGCAGACGTGGAGTGATGGCATTCATGGTGAAACATATGATAGGGGGACAGCTGAAGGATCTCACTGGGGGTCTCAAAGAAGAGAAAGTCGAAGGGGAGAAGTCTGAGGCCACGGCTAAGGGGATGACACAGGAGGAGTTTGAGGAGTATCAGCAGCAGCTGGCAGAGGAGAAGTAAGTAAGTTTTGTAAACCTTATTTCTGAAGTTAATGCTGAGAAAAGCTCGCTCAGTGTTTCTAGACTGGACCTTAGGAGAGTTGCATTTTTGGCTTAAGAGTGgcagattaaaataataataataataataataataaaaacccttCATCTCATCTTTTAGGCATGACAATAAGGCATTAAGATTCCATGTAAAATGAACAGTCTGTTGAgcttttaaaattgtatttaataaaaaggTTATAAATTACATTCACAAAACGTTTTTGCACAAATATTTGAGCGCGGTATTTAGTTTCCAGCATcctgaaatataaaaatagccACATCACCTCTATCTCATGTAATAATAGAAGGTATTAGGTTTTAAATTACAGACCAGTGTACCTTCAATCAATAATGTACACCACAGTGACCTAAGGACATATTTCTCTTGTTCAGaattttaaatagttttctCTTTGACATCATGTACACcacatattcatttattctttatgTGACATGCATTTTAGGAgaagattttttatttctattctttCGCCCCAGAAATGCTCATTTTGCTTAATCTTTCTGTCACATGGTTTTCTGGATGGACTCATATTACACTTCAAAGCATAAAAATCTGATAAATTTGTACACAGCCCTTtatgacattcattcattcattcatcttcagtaaccacatCATCCTGGTCGAAGTCACAGTGAGTCCGGAGGCTATCCGGGGAATGCTGCGCGCAGGGTGGGAATACAACTTGGATGGGACACCAATCCATTGCACATGCACACctaggaaagaaggaaggacgGAAAGAGACATGAGATGAGAGGAAGCaaggaatgagagaaagaagaaaagaaagaaaaacaaggaaagcagaaagagaagagagaatgagatagaGAGAATGAGATACTGAAGACAAAGAAAACTTAGAGAAAATTGGGAGGGAAGTGGAGGGAGCCCTAcagtgtgtacttgtgtgtgagTTTTAACCAAAGCAGTTGTCTGGTCAATCAAGTATTTCAACAGGAAAATGTAGAAGAATACGTTAGTCTAAAGATGTTGGGTTTTCAGTCTACAAACCGATTGTGTGTATCGTGTTCTCTCAGGCTGGAGCGAGAAGCCAGCTTTGCACAGAAGAATGCGGAGAGAGCCACAGTTAGGAGCCACTTTAGGGAAAAATACAGGCTGCCCAAGGTGAGTAGCATCACATAACAAATCCTAGCTATAGTGCGATATGCTTACCATGCCTCTCTTCATATAGTatctatatagtatataatgcTGATCACTGTGTCCTGGACCTACCTGCTTGCGTTTGTCTCACCCTAGAGTGAGCTGGATGAAATACAAATCCAGGCAGCGGGCAAGGATGTGGAGCTGCCCTCAGAGCTGGCTAAGATGATCGCAGAAGACAACCAAGAAGAAGAGCACAAACAGTCTGTCCTGGGTCAGCTCAGCAGCTTACAGGATGTTGATATCAACCAGCTGAAGGACAAAGTGCAGGCCACATTCGGAGACCTCAAAGAAACAGCAGAAAAATGTGAAGTCATGTGATGGAGGTGCTTATACACATTAAATCTCAGGATGAGAGAGCTAATCTGAGATATTTATATTAGctcatctaataataataacttatttAAGCTTAAAAAGCACATTCCTTACACGTTCCTACACAATGTtgattttaaaaagcttttagttacatttttgtattaaaataattattcacatattttgttgttgttattattattattattattattattattattgttgttgttgttgttgttgttgctgttgctgttgATAATAAAGTGTATTAATGTATTAGTATATCAACGCAAATAAAGGCGGGAACTAACGGCGCGAGGTTGTGTGTATTTGGGAATAATATTAGTGTTGCACATTTATTGTGCAACTAGGAAACCGGTCCGTGTTAattgtttacaaaaatatttaaccTGCGTTGTTCTGCATCAGATATTTAAAAGTTccttaaaatataatttatatgtataaatataaaacaaaaaatattaatggACAAGGAAGCTGACCTTTTCTATCGACAGATACCTAAAGTGGTAAGTAGACTAATACAAAATTAGGGCTCGTAATTTAGCAACTGTTTATACAGTGTGTTGACTTGATTGAGACAGTAGTGCAGATTAATGGCTTATTAAAGCTGAGGAAGGAAATTAGCACGTTTCTAACAACAGCTAGGAGCCTAAGCTGATTGCAAGCTCATTACGATTAATGTAGAAAAGTTAATCGAGTGTATCTAAAGGTAAACCACACAACATGGTATAATAGGAATGTGGCTGAGgtgaagggcgccaatacttatGGAGACCGATTCAGCAGTTTTTTTATCCGGATGTTCTGGTTCACGTTATAATCATACTGAAGTTGCAAACGTGCCGCCGCTAGGTGGCGATATTTACCCATTAGTGTCCATGTCATGTACTGTACGTTAGCCTTTTCCCCAATATGGGAACGTTCTTGAACTTTTAatactttaaataatttttttttaaaaaaagttgatatgCTTATTTGAAGAGAAATTAAATAGTAATTTATCAAATTCTGCTTTTGACCTTTCTTTCTCATAATTCTTGCAAAACTGTGCAGAATTCTGTAAAGTTCTGTTAAACCTGACAGCAAATTATGAGATCAACAAAACatattcacattattattattattattattattattattattataaaatagaattatacaaaataattatattaaacaaaaactaTGACTTGTTGGTGTATATtctttttactttaataattaTGAAACGGTGTTACTTTCTGTATCATCCTTCTGTGTCAGATTCTTGATtcttattggtcagaaggtgttgaataattttctataacagcagctctggcagtagaCCTG is drawn from Ictalurus furcatus strain D&B chromosome 8, Billie_1.0, whole genome shotgun sequence and contains these coding sequences:
- the cplx3a gene encoding complexin-3a, giving the protein MAFMVKHMIGGQLKDLTGGLKEEKVEGEKSEATAKGMTQEEFEEYQQQLAEEKLEREASFAQKNAERATVRSHFREKYRLPKSELDEIQIQAAGKDVELPSELAKMIAEDNQEEEHKQSVLGQLSSLQDVDINQLKDKVQATFGDLKETAEKCEVM